A genomic segment from Mus caroli chromosome 17, CAROLI_EIJ_v1.1, whole genome shotgun sequence encodes:
- the Cldn20 gene encoding claudin-20 translates to MASAGLQLLAFILAMSGVSGVLTATLLPNWKVNAYAGSNIVTAIVQGHGLWMDCTWYSTGMFSCTLKYSFLSLPVHVQTARATMVLACVLSALGICTSIAGMKCTHLGGDTHTKSKISFAGGICFITAGISGLIPTVWYTKDIMAKFLDLTIPESHKYEPGGALYVGFISAMLLLISGIIFCTSYIQKNREPWIYPPKQKLTATWQPKNRLAHNLKDYV, encoded by the coding sequence ATGGCTTCAGCAGGTCTCCAGCTCCTTGCTTTCATCCTGGCCATGTCTGGGGTGTCTGGAGTACTCACTGCCACTCTGCTGCCAAACTGGAAGGTTAATGCATATGCAGGATCCAACATTGTAACTGCTATTGTGCAGGGGCATGGGTTGTGGATGGACTGCACGTGGTACAGCACTGGGATGTTTAGCTGCACTCTAAAATACTCCTTTCTGTCACTCCCCGTCCATGTGCAGACTGCGAGGGCCACCATGGTCCTGGCCTGTGTTCTGTCTGCTTTGGGGATTTGCACTTCGATAGCAGGAATGAAATGCACTCACTTAggaggagacacacacaccaagagtAAAATCTCCTTTGCTGGAGGAATCTGCTTCATCACTGCAGGGATCTCTGGTTTAATCCCAACAGTGTGGTACACCAAGGACATCATGGCGAAGTTTCTGGATCTGACCATTCCGGAAAGCCACAAATATGAACCTGGAGGAGCCCTGTACGTTGGGTTCATTTCGGCGATGCTACTACTTATCTCTGGTATTATTTTCTGCACTTCTTATATACAGAAGAACCGAGAACCATGGATCTACCCTCCCAAGCAGAAACTTACCGCTACCTGGCAGCCAAAGAACAGGCTAGCACATAACCTGAAGGATTACGTGTAA